In the genome of Flavobacterium panacagri, one region contains:
- the odhB gene encoding 2-oxoglutarate dehydrogenase complex dihydrolipoyllysine-residue succinyltransferase translates to MILEMKVPSPGESIKEVEIATWLVKDGDYVEKDQAIAEVDSDKATLELPAEMSGVITLKAEEGDTVAVGAVVCLIDTDAAKPAGGASEAPAAEAPKAEAPKAEVKAEAPKAEPAQAPAATSYAAGTPSPAARKILDEKNIAPATVTGTGKGGRITKDDAVNAVPSMGTPTGGSRGTERTKLSMLRRKVAERLVSAKNETAMLTTFNEVNMTPINQIRNEYKDAFKAKHGGLGLGFMSFFTKAVTRALQLYPDVNSMMDGDYKIAYDFADISIAVSGPKGLMVPVVRNAELLTFRGIEAEIKRLALRARDGQITVDDMTGGTFTITNGGVFGSMLSTPIINPPQSGILGMHNIIERPIAVNGKVEIHPMMYVALSYDHRIIDGRESVGFLVAVKEALENPVELLMNGDAKRALEL, encoded by the coding sequence ATGATTTTAGAAATGAAAGTCCCATCACCAGGGGAGTCAATAAAAGAAGTTGAGATTGCAACTTGGTTAGTAAAAGACGGAGATTATGTAGAAAAAGATCAAGCAATTGCTGAAGTTGATTCAGATAAAGCTACTCTTGAATTACCTGCTGAAATGAGCGGTGTAATTACACTAAAAGCTGAAGAAGGTGATACAGTAGCAGTAGGTGCTGTAGTTTGTTTAATTGATACAGATGCTGCAAAACCAGCAGGTGGCGCATCAGAAGCTCCAGCAGCAGAGGCACCAAAAGCGGAAGCTCCTAAAGCTGAAGTAAAAGCTGAGGCTCCAAAGGCAGAACCAGCACAAGCTCCTGCAGCTACAAGTTATGCAGCGGGAACTCCATCTCCAGCAGCAAGAAAAATATTAGACGAGAAAAATATTGCTCCAGCAACTGTAACAGGAACTGGTAAAGGCGGAAGAATTACTAAAGATGATGCTGTAAATGCAGTACCTTCTATGGGAACTCCAACTGGTGGAAGCCGTGGAACTGAGCGTACAAAATTATCAATGTTACGTCGTAAAGTAGCAGAAAGATTGGTTTCAGCTAAAAATGAAACAGCTATGCTTACTACTTTCAACGAAGTAAATATGACGCCAATCAACCAAATTCGTAACGAATACAAAGATGCGTTCAAAGCAAAACATGGTGGTCTTGGTTTAGGTTTCATGTCATTCTTTACAAAAGCAGTTACAAGAGCTTTACAATTATATCCAGATGTTAACTCAATGATGGATGGTGATTACAAAATCGCTTATGATTTTGCTGACATCTCAATCGCAGTTTCTGGACCAAAAGGATTAATGGTTCCTGTTGTTCGTAATGCTGAATTATTAACTTTCCGTGGAATTGAAGCTGAAATCAAAAGATTAGCTTTAAGAGCTCGTGACGGTCAAATTACAGTTGACGATATGACTGGAGGAACTTTCACAATCACAAATGGTGGAGTTTTTGGAAGTATGTTATCTACTCCAATCATTAACCCTCCTCAATCAGGAATCTTAGGAATGCACAACATCATCGAGCGTCCAATCGCTGTAAATGGAAAAGTGGAAATCCACCCAATGATGTATGTAGCGCTTTCTTACGACCACAGAATTATTGATGGACGTGAGTCTGTTGGTTTCTTGGTTGCTGTTAAAGAAGCTTTAGAAAATCCAGTAGAATTATTAATGAATGGCGATGCTAAACGTGCTTTAGAATTGTAA
- a CDS encoding TonB-dependent receptor: MKYRFTISFLSFCFALLTSVSALAQEKATIKGQISLTNNEAADNVSVVLKGTKIGTVTDANGFYEIKNIKPGNYVIKVSGIGYSSKEKSVSLNSGDSIIEDFRISENSQELNEIVVNGNRKNPLARKETQQVSRLPLKNLENPQVYTTITSELLKEQVVTNLDDALKNSPGLTQLWASTGRGGDGAGYFSLRGFAVQPTMINGLPGLSNGSLDPANIDKIEVIKGPSGTLFGSSLISYGGLINITTKKPYDHFGGEISYTAGSYGLNRVTADVNTPLDEEHKVNFRINAAYHDEDSFQDAGFRKSLFVAPSLSYEVNERLSFLVNTEFLSSESTNPTMLFLDRFSPLRVHNIDELRYDNKRSYTSNQLTLKTPSYSLQGQMNYKISDQWTSQTVLARSSAKSLGYYAYLYEITSNFSGINDGIVLGRSFTNNDSKTLTTDIQQNFIGDFKIGNLRNRIVAGLDYFNRMQVDNGSGYLYNESLIYIGNDPLQTVNENVYGITDPNDYITNGDNGNLSKAHAEAALSTVPVNNTKQKQEVFSAYVSNVINITPALSAMASLRIDRFINSGDVTTKSDDFNQTTFSPKFGLVYQPIIDKVSIFANYMDGFVNPSPITDVAADGTRTPRTFSPEHAAQFEVGTKLNVFKEKLYATFSYYDTKVRDMVYTDYGATTTISYDNGAQRNKGFEAEIVANPIDGLNIVLGYSYNDALLTAGLPDFVNHRPESAGPQNLANLWASYKFTQGELKGFGLGFGGNYASDNKIMNRTVAGVFTIPEYTVLNSSIFYGTEKYTLTLKVNNIANEDIYDGWSTVHPKDARSVVASFSYRF; the protein is encoded by the coding sequence ATGAAATATAGATTTACCATTTCTTTTTTGAGTTTTTGTTTTGCTTTATTGACTAGCGTATCAGCTTTAGCCCAAGAAAAAGCAACCATCAAAGGTCAGATTAGTTTAACAAATAATGAAGCTGCAGACAATGTTTCTGTAGTATTAAAAGGAACTAAAATAGGAACAGTTACAGATGCAAATGGTTTCTATGAAATTAAAAACATCAAACCTGGAAACTATGTAATTAAAGTTTCTGGAATTGGATACTCTTCAAAAGAAAAAAGCGTTAGCCTAAATAGTGGTGATTCTATTATAGAAGACTTTAGAATCAGTGAAAATTCTCAGGAACTAAATGAAATTGTAGTAAATGGGAATAGAAAAAACCCATTGGCACGTAAAGAAACACAGCAAGTATCAAGATTACCTCTTAAAAATCTTGAAAACCCACAGGTTTACACTACTATTACTAGCGAGTTATTAAAAGAACAAGTTGTAACTAACCTTGATGATGCTCTTAAAAACTCTCCAGGCTTAACACAGCTTTGGGCATCAACTGGCCGTGGCGGAGATGGTGCTGGTTATTTCTCTCTAAGAGGATTTGCTGTTCAACCAACTATGATTAATGGACTTCCAGGTTTATCTAACGGAAGTTTAGACCCTGCTAATATTGATAAAATTGAAGTAATCAAAGGCCCATCTGGAACTTTATTTGGAAGCAGTTTAATCTCTTACGGAGGTTTAATCAACATCACTACAAAAAAACCTTATGACCATTTTGGAGGAGAAATAAGTTATACTGCCGGAAGCTACGGTTTAAACAGAGTTACTGCAGATGTTAACACTCCTCTTGACGAAGAACATAAAGTAAACTTTCGTATAAATGCTGCTTATCATGATGAGGATAGTTTTCAAGATGCAGGTTTTAGAAAATCTTTATTTGTAGCTCCTTCTCTTTCTTATGAAGTGAATGAAAGATTATCATTCTTAGTTAATACTGAGTTTTTAAGCAGTGAAAGTACAAATCCTACTATGTTGTTTTTAGATCGTTTTTCTCCTCTTCGCGTTCACAACATTGATGAATTGAGATATGACAACAAACGTTCTTACACTAGTAATCAGTTAACACTTAAAACACCATCGTATAGTCTTCAGGGACAGATGAATTATAAAATTTCTGATCAATGGACTTCACAAACAGTTCTTGCAAGAAGCTCTGCGAAATCACTAGGATACTATGCTTATCTATATGAAATCACAAGCAATTTTAGTGGCATTAATGACGGAATTGTTCTTGGAAGATCATTTACAAATAATGATTCTAAAACATTAACAACCGATATTCAGCAAAATTTTATTGGCGATTTTAAAATTGGAAACTTAAGAAACAGAATTGTTGCTGGTTTAGATTATTTCAACAGAATGCAAGTTGATAATGGATCTGGATATCTTTACAACGAAAGTCTTATTTATATTGGAAATGATCCTTTACAAACTGTAAACGAAAATGTATATGGAATTACAGATCCTAATGACTATATCACAAATGGAGACAATGGTAATTTATCAAAAGCTCATGCTGAAGCTGCATTATCTACGGTTCCTGTAAACAACACCAAACAAAAACAAGAAGTTTTTAGTGCTTATGTATCTAACGTAATCAATATTACGCCTGCCCTTTCTGCTATGGCAAGTTTACGTATAGACCGTTTCATTAATTCAGGAGATGTAACAACAAAATCTGATGATTTTAACCAAACTACTTTCTCTCCAAAATTTGGTTTAGTTTACCAGCCAATTATTGATAAAGTTTCGATTTTTGCTAACTACATGGATGGTTTTGTAAACCCATCACCAATTACTGATGTCGCTGCTGATGGAACTAGAACACCTAGAACATTCTCACCAGAACATGCCGCTCAATTTGAAGTGGGTACAAAATTAAATGTATTCAAAGAAAAATTATACGCTACTTTTAGCTACTATGATACTAAAGTAAGAGATATGGTTTACACCGATTATGGAGCAACAACTACGATTAGTTATGATAACGGTGCACAAAGAAACAAAGGTTTTGAAGCAGAAATTGTTGCAAACCCAATTGACGGCCTAAACATTGTATTAGGATACAGCTATAACGATGCTCTTTTAACTGCAGGACTGCCAGATTTCGTAAATCACAGACCTGAAAGTGCTGGACCACAGAATTTAGCAAACCTTTGGGCTAGCTATAAATTCACACAAGGTGAGTTAAAAGGATTTGGTTTAGGTTTTGGTGGTAACTATGCAAGCGACAATAAAATCATGAACAGAACTGTAGCTGGAGTGTTTACAATTCCAGAATATACAGTACTAAACTCTTCTATCTTTTATGGAACTGAGAAATACACTTTAACACTAAAAGTGAACAACATTGCAAATGAAGACATTTACGATGGATGGTCAACAGTTCACCCTAAAGATGCTAGAAGCGTGGTTGCAAGTTTCTCATACAGATTTTAA